ACCGGAAGTTGCAGATCAATATGCGTGCGAACTAAGTGATCCTAAAATATTACAAACAAATATTTCCTCCGTATTCTCCGTTCCGTCCCCTTGTATTGCTACCACGATAGAACGTATTGCCCTTGGCAGAACGTTAGCATTATCTGCGGAACGGTCTATACAAAATGTATCCCTCACTGCAGGTCGAGACATGGAAGGATCGTACGGGTCCCGACTGCAAACCGCAGTCTCCACTGTCTCCTCACTTCCACAACTTCCTGCAGGTGATGAGGGATATGATGAAGCGACAGCTATGCTGGAAGCCGGAAGGTGCATACAATGCGAATGCATGCAGTGTGTAAACAACTGTGTGTATTTGGCAGAGTTCAAAAGCTATCCGAAGGTATACGCGCGGCAGATCTATAACAATGCCGCGATCATCATGGGTACACGACATGCTAACAAAATGATCAACTCCTGCATGTTGTGTGGCTTATGTGAAGAAATTTGCCCTGAAGACTTTGCAGTTCAGAACCTCTGCCTGTCAGCTCGACAAGAGATGGTGGCAGCTTCCACAATGCCATCTTCTGCACATGAATTTGCAATCCGCGATATGGCGTTTGCCAATACCGCGGGTAGGATCGCAAAGAATGCACCTTCCGCTTCCACTAGCACGTACGCTTTTTTCCCGGGATGCCAGCTTCCTGCAATATCACCCCATCTGGTTGAAAGTACCTATGCATACTTACGGGCATCTCTCGAAGAGCCTGTAGGATTATTCATCCACTGTTGCGGAGCCCCTGCACACTGGTCGGGGCAAAAAGAGCTGACGGAAACAACAACTGCTCAGATCCTTCAACAATGGGAAGCCATGGGAAAACCGCAGCTGATTACCGGCTGTCCGACATGCACAACAATGTTTGCAGAACTGCTGCCGCAGATTCCAACGCGCTCATTGTGGGAGGTTATGGAAGAAGTGGGATTGCCTGCGCAAGCACGCTTACCACAACAGCCATACGTTTTGCATGACCCGTGCTCCACTCGTCATGACGAGCCTATGCGTACGCATGTTCGCTCCATCACAGAAAAATTGACAATTTCAACTACAGAGCCACATCTTTCCGGTTCATTGACCGAATGCTGCGGCTTTGGTGGTTTGCTCGATTCAGCGAACCCTAAGCTTTCACGCAAAGCATCTCAACACAGGGCGGATGTGCTCTCTCAGTGTACAGAAGATGAGCAAGACGTGCTCACTTACTGCGCCATGTGTCGTGATATGCTTGCCAGAACAGGCAAACGCACAATCCATCTACTGGATATCCTTTTCCCTGAAAGTAACCCTGCGCTCACATGCTGCAATGCCGACCCTGCCGCTGTTCCTGTTACAGGCTTTTCTGAACGTCGCGAAAATCGTATGCGTCTTAAAGAACACCTGCTCACAACCTTATGGAACGAGGCAGAATCTCCAGCGGAAGAAAATGCGCCAGTAATCACATACACAGAACAGGCTGCGGCCAACATGGAAGAGCGTCGTATTCTGCGAAGCGACATCCGCAAAGTTGTAGACCATGTTGAAGCAACCGATGAAAGTTTATTCAACACAGAAAGCCAGCTTCACGCTGCCAGCTTCCGGCCGGTAAGTGTTACGTACTGGATGGAATACACGAAGGATGAAAGTGGATATTTGATCCACAATGTATGGTCGCATCGTATGCAGATTATTCCTCCTAAATAAGAGCACGCCATGAAAACGTTACAAGTTTTACACGACGATTATTCACATTGGAAATGCACCCAGTGTAACGAGCAGCTTGTCTTCAAAGCTGTAGACCTGGTGTATCTTGAAAGTAAATTTTCGGTTGAATTACCAGTATGTCCAGCATGTGGATACGTACTTATACCTGAATCTCTTGCCTTAGAAAAAATGGCAGAAGTGGAAAGTTTACTGGAAGACAAATGAGTACTCCGCTTTGGCAGCATCCTCTTATGGCAACATTGGAGGATGGCGCACTTCGCCCCGGTGGTCTCGCGCTTACCCGCAAGGCCTACGATGGATTGAAGCTTTCGCCTTCCACTCGTATTCTGGATGCAGGATGCGGCACTGGAGTCACAGGCGAATTTCTCCAACAAGAATATGGAGTCCACGTCACCGGACTTGATCTTTCCGCTCAGAATACGCTGCAAACTCAGGAAAGACACATTCCTGTGGTGCAGGGAACAGTTGAACAGCTTCCTTTTCCCAACGCTGCATTTCACATTGTTAACTGTGATTGCGTACTCTCCCTCAGCAGCTCTTTGGAAACATCAATCCTAGAATTTTCACGTGTACTCTGTGCAGGCGGCACACTTGTTTTGTCCGATCTTTACAGACGCGGAAAAAACGTCGGGCTTTCTGCTCCAACAACCTATTGTGACTTACCGCAAGAGGTCGCCCGCGCTGAACGCTCCAGTTCTTCATGTGTAGTTGAAGGATGTAGCAGTTCACCGATAGAGCTTAAACAACTTTTTGCCGTGCTTATGAAGGCAGGGTTTACACACACATGCAGCACAGACTGCACAAAAGAGCTTAAAGAGCTCACAGCAAAGCTTATTTTTTCGGGCATTGCATCCTGCTGCCAAGGCAACACAAACACTGCCCAAAGCCGCACTGCATCATACGATAAAAGTATTGGGTACATACAAATCAAAGCCGTCAAAAAGGAATAACACATGCTTTCCGACATCCAACTGCAATTGCTTCAATGGTCTAGCAAGGGATACTGTTGCAGCCAAATTCTCGTCGGTATGGCGCTCGAATTTTCAGGCATTGAAAATCCACCACTCCTAAGAGCAGCGGAAGGATTATGCAGCGGTATGTCCGGTTGTAACGGAACATGTGGTCTGCTTACAGGCGGATCATTGCTTCTAGGTTTATACGCGGGGCACGACGCTGAAACTGAAGAAAAGAACGAACATCTTCCTCTTCTGCTCGAGTCATTCATAGACTGGTTTACACAAAAAACAACAGAGCAGTATGGCGGCATTTCCTGTGGTCAAATTCTTGGAGAAACCTGCGACTCCCCCCTGCCGGACACCTCAAAATGTGGTTCCCTGCTTGCGGAAACATTCTCCTATATTGAATCTCTACTTGCCGAATACGACTACGATATTTCTGCATTAAAAGAGTAGTTATGTCTGATCACATTTCCCATACCGAAAGCGTTTGCCCTCAGTGTCTTCAGCGTATTCCTGCTATGCGTGTCACCAAAGGGGAAGAAACCCGCCTTGTAAAACACTGTCCGCAACACGGCGCATTCTCAACTCCTGTCTGGCGTTCAACTCACATGGCAACGGCCTTTAAAAACTGGTTACGCCCTAAAATTCCATCCACACCGCCTACTGTTTCAACATCTGTCGACAAAGGCTGCCCTT
This Halodesulfovibrio sp. MK-HDV DNA region includes the following protein-coding sequences:
- a CDS encoding pyridine nucleotide-disulfide oxidoreductase/dicluster-binding protein, with the translated sequence MEQHELRQWEAQCTQEEAPHCQAQCPLHIDVRTFCKKFAAGKINEAWAVLYKSMPMPHITANLCDGSCMETCLRKDLGGSINMPELERCCAANATKNPPVRPLPSKGKRVLILGGGLSALAAAWDLAKKGISPTILSTEAYDDIASRIPEDAFAQHEQAMEKLGVIFSNEEPPADLTKACAEWDAVLLASPEVADQYACELSDPKILQTNISSVFSVPSPCIATTIERIALGRTLALSAERSIQNVSLTAGRDMEGSYGSRLQTAVSTVSSLPQLPAGDEGYDEATAMLEAGRCIQCECMQCVNNCVYLAEFKSYPKVYARQIYNNAAIIMGTRHANKMINSCMLCGLCEEICPEDFAVQNLCLSARQEMVAASTMPSSAHEFAIRDMAFANTAGRIAKNAPSASTSTYAFFPGCQLPAISPHLVESTYAYLRASLEEPVGLFIHCCGAPAHWSGQKELTETTTAQILQQWEAMGKPQLITGCPTCTTMFAELLPQIPTRSLWEVMEEVGLPAQARLPQQPYVLHDPCSTRHDEPMRTHVRSITEKLTISTTEPHLSGSLTECCGFGGLLDSANPKLSRKASQHRADVLSQCTEDEQDVLTYCAMCRDMLARTGKRTIHLLDILFPESNPALTCCNADPAAVPVTGFSERRENRMRLKEHLLTTLWNEAESPAEENAPVITYTEQAAANMEERRILRSDIRKVVDHVEATDESLFNTESQLHAASFRPVSVTYWMEYTKDESGYLIHNVWSHRMQIIPPK
- a CDS encoding DVU_1557 family redox protein, with translation MKTLQVLHDDYSHWKCTQCNEQLVFKAVDLVYLESKFSVELPVCPACGYVLIPESLALEKMAEVESLLEDK
- the trsM gene encoding DVU_1556 family methyltransferase, whose amino-acid sequence is MSTPLWQHPLMATLEDGALRPGGLALTRKAYDGLKLSPSTRILDAGCGTGVTGEFLQQEYGVHVTGLDLSAQNTLQTQERHIPVVQGTVEQLPFPNAAFHIVNCDCVLSLSSSLETSILEFSRVLCAGGTLVLSDLYRRGKNVGLSAPTTYCDLPQEVARAERSSSSCVVEGCSSSPIELKQLFAVLMKAGFTHTCSTDCTKELKELTAKLIFSGIASCCQGNTNTAQSRTASYDKSIGYIQIKAVKKE
- a CDS encoding DVU_1555 family C-GCAxxG-C-C protein; translated protein: MLSDIQLQLLQWSSKGYCCSQILVGMALEFSGIENPPLLRAAEGLCSGMSGCNGTCGLLTGGSLLLGLYAGHDAETEEKNEHLPLLLESFIDWFTQKTTEQYGGISCGQILGETCDSPLPDTSKCGSLLAETFSYIESLLAEYDYDISALKE